In Quercus robur chromosome 11, dhQueRobu3.1, whole genome shotgun sequence, the following proteins share a genomic window:
- the LOC126707093 gene encoding uncharacterized protein LOC126707093, translating to MSRCIPFPPPGYVWNGEGGEALIELIKLNRERVEAEKERKKEKRRRKKEKRRRKKEEKRRREDGEVGQEMQNQQNRNKDGSKKRSWKKGDNEKGRKYEAQGLETSSLTEELEQPTISDCIYDSSDNSNNIKRKRVKCSPNASHNHESHFNFQLQKHKDQAALSSKPACSTPTCTDTLVQQEFEMDPRPRKDKFCSTFGLPTTAQEMASGTTREMCLSPFPTEVVSDEKAETAPALSLSESCSLQMESQYRVLIVNWVPPPLQNEHPKFDDQEWLFQRRQPRSDTIQKTNTCSYDFCHGSCILYPYAHYLPEVDIYALPYTVLF from the exons ATGTCTCGGTGCATACCCTTTCCTCCACCAGGGTATGTGTGGAACGGTGAGGGTGGCGAGGCTCTTATAGAACTGATtaag CTCAATAGAGAAAGGGTAGAGGCTGAGAAGGaaaggaagaaggagaagaggaggaggaagaaggagaagagaAGGAGGAAGAAAGAGGAGAAGAGAAGAAGGGAAGATGGTGAGGTTGGGCAGGAAATGCAGAATCAGCAAAATAGGAACAAAGATGGCAGTAAAAAGAGAAGTTGGAAAAAAGGTGACaatgaaaagggaaggaaataTGAAGCACAAGGGTTGGAGACCAGCAGTCTTACTGAAGAGCTTGAGCAGCCCACTATTTCTGACTGCATCTATGATTCCTCTGACAATAGCAATAACATTAAGAGGAAAAGGGTCAAATGTTCTCCCAATGCCAGCCATAACCATG AAAGTCATTTTAACTTTCAACTGCAAAAACACAAGGATCAAGCTGCACTGTCCAGCAAACCAGCTTGTTCTACTCCCACATGTACGGATACACTTGTCCAACAGGAGTTTGAAATGGATCCTAGACCCAGAAAAGATAAATTTTGTTCTACATTTGGTTTACCCACAACTGCCCAGGAAATGGCTTCTGGAACTACCAGAGAGATGTGCCTTTCCCCTTTTCCAACTGAGGTTGTCTCTGATGAGAAGGCTGAAACAGCTCCAGCATTGAGCTTGTCTGAAAGTTGCTCACTGCAGATGGAATCACAATATAGAGTGTTAATTGTGAATTGGGTTCCCCCTCCTTTACAGAATGAGCACCCTAAGTTTGATGATCAAGAGTGGCTCTTTCAGAGAAGGCAGCCCAGAAGCGACACGATTCAAAAAACTAACACTTGCAGTTATGACTTCTGTCATGGAAGTTGCATCCTATACCCTTATGCTCACTATTTGCCTGAGGTTGACATATATGCTTTGCCATATACAGTActattttga